One genomic segment of Gymnogyps californianus isolate 813 chromosome 8, ASM1813914v2, whole genome shotgun sequence includes these proteins:
- the RGS5 gene encoding regulator of G-protein signaling 5 isoform X2 has protein sequence MCKGLAALPHTCLERAKEIKIKLGTLLQKPDSAIDFIVPYPEKPEKPPKAQKPSLEEALQWRDSLEKLLQNPYGLASFRSFLRSEFSEENIEFWVACEDYKKTKSPVKMAEKAKKIYEEFIQTEAPKEVSGHGVNIDHFTKAVTMKNLVEPSPSSFDMAQKRIFALMEKDSLPRFVRSEFYQELIK, from the exons GGCCAAGGAGATCAAGATCAAGCTAGGCACGCTGCTCCAGAAGCCCGACTCGGCCATTGACTTCATCGTCCCCTAcccagagaagccagagaagccGCCCAAGGCCCAGAA GCCATCACTGGAGGAGGCTCTGCAGTGGCGCGATTCCCTGGAGAAGCTCCTGCAAAACCCCT ACGGGCTCGCCAGCTTCCGCAGCTTCCTGCGCTCCGAGTTCAGCGAAGAGAACATCGAGTTTTGGGTGGCCTGTGAGGACTACAAGAAAACCAAGTCCCCCGTGAAGATGGCAGAGAAGGCCAAGAAGATCTACGAGGAGTTCATCCAGACCGAGGCACCCAAAGAGGTCAGTGGCCACGGG GTGAACATCGACCACTTCACCAAGGCTGTGACCATGAAGAACCTGGTGGAGCCATCACCAAGCAGCTTTGACATGGCCCAGAAGAGGATCTTTGCCCTGATGGAGAAAGACTCCCTGCCTAGATTTGTGCGGTCGGAGTTTTATCAGGAGTTAATCAAGTAG
- the RGS5 gene encoding regulator of G-protein signaling 5 isoform X1, which yields MCKGLAALPHTCLERAKEIKIKLGTLLQKPDSAIDFIVPYPEKPEKPPKAQKPSLEEALQWRDSLEKLLQNPYGLASFRSFLRSEFSEENIEFWVACEDYKKTKSPVKMAEKAKKIYEEFIQTEAPKEVNIDHFTKAVTMKNLVEPSPSSFDMAQKRIFALMEKDSLPRFVRSEFYQELIK from the exons GGCCAAGGAGATCAAGATCAAGCTAGGCACGCTGCTCCAGAAGCCCGACTCGGCCATTGACTTCATCGTCCCCTAcccagagaagccagagaagccGCCCAAGGCCCAGAA GCCATCACTGGAGGAGGCTCTGCAGTGGCGCGATTCCCTGGAGAAGCTCCTGCAAAACCCCT ACGGGCTCGCCAGCTTCCGCAGCTTCCTGCGCTCCGAGTTCAGCGAAGAGAACATCGAGTTTTGGGTGGCCTGTGAGGACTACAAGAAAACCAAGTCCCCCGTGAAGATGGCAGAGAAGGCCAAGAAGATCTACGAGGAGTTCATCCAGACCGAGGCACCCAAAGAG GTGAACATCGACCACTTCACCAAGGCTGTGACCATGAAGAACCTGGTGGAGCCATCACCAAGCAGCTTTGACATGGCCCAGAAGAGGATCTTTGCCCTGATGGAGAAAGACTCCCTGCCTAGATTTGTGCGGTCGGAGTTTTATCAGGAGTTAATCAAGTAG
- the RGS4 gene encoding regulator of G-protein signaling 4 isoform X1 — protein sequence MCKGLAALPATCLKSAKDMKHRLGFLLQKSDSCDYSSSQGKKEKISSSQRVSQEEVRKWADSLENLIHHDRGLAAFRAFLKSEYSEENIEFWVSCEDYKKTKSPAKLSPKARKIYDEFISVQATKEVNLDSCTREKTSHNMLEPTLSCFDEAQRKIFTLMEKDSYRRFLKSPYYLDLVSPPGAGCGPENCKRSHTHTLDCNSNIISQCA from the exons ATGTGCAAGGGACTCGCTGCACTGCCAGCCACTTGCTTAAAAAG TGCCAAAGACATGAAGCATCGTCTGGGCTTCTTGCTGCAGAAGTCAGACTCCTGTGACTACAGCTCTTCCCAGggcaagaaggagaaaatatctTCAAGCCAGAG GGTTAGCCAAGAGGAAGTCAGAAAGTGGGCAGACTCTTTGGAAAACTTGATCCATCATGACA GAGGACTGGCTGCTTTCCGTGCTTTTCTCAAATCTGAGTACAGTGAGGAAAACATCGAGTTCTGGGTCAGTTGTGAGGACTACAAGAAAACCAAGTCACCAGCCAAGCTCAGTCCCAAGGCCAGAAAGATCTATGATGAGTTCATCTCAGTGCAGGCAACAAAAGAG GTGAACCTGGATTCATGCACACGGGAGAAGACGAGCCACAATATGCTGGAGCCTACACTGTCCTGCTTTGATGAGgctcagagaaaaatattcaccCTCATGGAAAAGGATTCTTACCGCCGTTTCCTCAAGTCCCCCTACTACCTGGACTTGGTCAGCCCACCTGGTGCTGGCTGCGGGCctgaaaactgcaaaagaaGCCACACTCACACCTTAGACTGCAACTCTAACATCATCTCTCAGTGCGCCTGA
- the RGS4 gene encoding regulator of G-protein signaling 4 isoform X2 produces the protein MCKGLAALPATCLKSAKDMKHRLGFLLQKSDSCDYSSSQGKKEKISSSQRVSQEEVRKWADSLENLIHHDSEPGFMHTGEDEPQYAGAYTVLL, from the exons ATGTGCAAGGGACTCGCTGCACTGCCAGCCACTTGCTTAAAAAG TGCCAAAGACATGAAGCATCGTCTGGGCTTCTTGCTGCAGAAGTCAGACTCCTGTGACTACAGCTCTTCCCAGggcaagaaggagaaaatatctTCAAGCCAGAG GGTTAGCCAAGAGGAAGTCAGAAAGTGGGCAGACTCTTTGGAAAACTTGATCCATCATGACA GTGAACCTGGATTCATGCACACGGGAGAAGACGAGCCACAATATGCTGGAGCCTACACTGTCCTGCTTTGA